A window of the Motilibacter rhizosphaerae genome harbors these coding sequences:
- a CDS encoding S8 family serine peptidase — MLAAVAAAAGGATAAPAHASTPVSAPSGTEDVIVSGQPGALSQVEAAVRAAHGTVRSTLPVIAGVSARVPAAAVAQLRQAPGVRAVTEDAHGHLMAVDPTLGYDVQKDPGSLFLAAQVVHANTVWGKGVTGKGVDVALIDSGVAPVQGLTSGNVVVGPDLSFESQSPALVGKDTFGHGTHMGSIIVGRDAAATGSVYAKADSHQFVGIAPDARLVSIKVAASDGAADVSQVIAAIGWVAQHAHTDGFNIKVLNLSYGTNSAQDPSVDPLDYAVEQAWKAGVTVVVSGGNDGTTHPALADPANDPMVVAVGADDPNGDPAVGNDTIPDFSQHGTALRSVDVVAPGVHVLGLRLPNGSIDQDNPGARVGSRFFRGSGTSQAAAVVSGIAALYASKYPTATPDQIKDALKKNADSPTYTKKLFTGLGVPNADKMLGYKPNPLAVQAGVASGLGSLDAARGGSYVTDGVSTLTGEVDIFGRPWNPGAWALATGTGTAWSGGSWLGTTFTGGALGADGNWTQAAWTATDWNSRSWRDSGWDSRSWRDSGWDSRSWRDSDWTSLSWRSAGWDSVSWRTGGWSDASWADASWS; from the coding sequence GTGCTGGCAGCGGTCGCTGCGGCGGCCGGGGGCGCGACGGCCGCGCCCGCCCACGCCAGTACGCCCGTCAGCGCCCCGTCGGGCACCGAGGACGTCATCGTCAGCGGTCAGCCGGGCGCCCTGTCCCAGGTGGAGGCGGCGGTGCGGGCCGCGCACGGCACGGTCCGCTCCACCCTCCCCGTCATCGCCGGCGTCAGCGCCCGCGTCCCCGCCGCGGCGGTCGCGCAGCTGCGCCAGGCGCCCGGGGTGCGCGCCGTCACGGAGGACGCCCACGGCCACCTCATGGCCGTGGATCCGACCCTGGGCTACGACGTCCAGAAGGACCCGGGCTCGCTCTTCCTCGCGGCGCAGGTCGTCCACGCCAACACGGTCTGGGGCAAGGGCGTCACCGGCAAGGGCGTCGACGTCGCGCTCATCGACTCCGGCGTCGCGCCGGTCCAGGGCCTCACGAGCGGCAACGTCGTCGTGGGCCCCGACCTCTCGTTCGAGTCGCAGTCGCCGGCCCTCGTCGGCAAGGACACCTTCGGGCACGGCACCCACATGGGCTCGATCATCGTCGGCCGCGACGCGGCCGCGACGGGCTCGGTCTACGCCAAGGCGGACAGCCACCAGTTCGTCGGCATCGCGCCCGACGCGCGGCTCGTCAGCATCAAGGTCGCCGCGAGCGATGGCGCCGCGGACGTCTCGCAGGTCATCGCGGCGATCGGCTGGGTCGCTCAGCACGCGCACACCGACGGCTTCAACATCAAGGTGCTCAACCTGTCCTACGGCACCAACAGCGCGCAGGACCCGTCGGTGGACCCGCTCGACTACGCCGTCGAGCAGGCCTGGAAGGCGGGCGTCACCGTCGTCGTCTCCGGCGGCAACGACGGCACGACCCACCCGGCGCTCGCCGACCCCGCCAACGACCCGATGGTCGTCGCCGTCGGCGCGGACGACCCCAACGGCGACCCGGCGGTCGGCAACGACACCATCCCGGACTTCTCCCAGCACGGCACGGCGCTGCGCTCGGTCGACGTGGTCGCCCCCGGGGTGCACGTGCTCGGCCTGCGCCTGCCCAACGGCTCCATCGACCAGGACAACCCCGGCGCCCGCGTCGGCAGCCGCTTCTTCCGCGGCTCGGGCACCTCGCAGGCGGCGGCCGTCGTCTCCGGCATCGCGGCGCTGTACGCGTCGAAGTACCCGACCGCGACGCCGGACCAGATCAAGGACGCGCTGAAGAAGAACGCGGACTCGCCGACCTACACGAAGAAGCTCTTCACGGGCCTCGGCGTCCCCAACGCCGACAAGATGCTCGGCTACAAGCCCAACCCGCTGGCCGTCCAGGCCGGCGTGGCCAGCGGCCTCGGCAGCCTCGACGCGGCCCGCGGCGGCTCGTACGTCACCGACGGCGTCAGCACGCTGACCGGCGAGGTCGACATCTTCGGCCGGCCGTGGAACCCCGGCGCCTGGGCGCTCGCCACCGGCACCGGCACCGCCTGGTCGGGCGGCTCCTGGCTCGGCACGACGTTCACCGGAGGTGCCCTGGGCGCCGACGGGAACTGGACCCAGGCCGCGTGGACCGCGACCGACTGGAACTCGCGCAGCTGGCGCGACAGCGGGTGGGACAGCCGCAGCTGGCGCGACAGCGGGTGGGACAGCAGGAGCTGGCGCGACAGCGACTGGACGAGCCTGAGCTGGCGCTCCGCCGGCTGGGACAGCGTCAGCTGGCGCACGGGCGGGTGGTCCGACGCGAGCTGGGCCGACGCCAGCTGGTCCTGA
- a CDS encoding putative bifunctional diguanylate cyclase/phosphodiesterase — protein sequence MVATAERGRRPRLPSRETQLVLLLTVLLVAGAVAAFRLDPALTPPSPHLPVHLEWWSVAPLFLVTELTLLHIQVRREALAVSMGELPMVLALFFATPGDLLVGRCVGCLAGYLIQRRPPLKCTFNLAMVASEAALAEVVFVALGGTPGAKGFTASLATYAAVLGANAVSALSLGLVIAVYEGGLRVRALVLDAVTGQPAAPVVITLALVAVATLQAGLQNVWLLVVAGALVVVAYRAYAALFDRHLSLERLYRFSQLVTSSPEIDEVLVSVLSEAKDLLHCEHVEITVTDVGGDGRTARITLTPNGRLRRTEQDDEAARWVLRRVLEEGDALLLPRGTRETEELAWLQRHDLREAVAVPLRGSAGTVGVLVVADRLGDVRTFDEQDVLLLETVANHASVALQNGTLVNQLRHEANHDALTGLPNRAQFQRRLGAVLDALPDDPAGVSLSVMLLDLDGFKDVNDTLGHQQGDRLLVEVGRRLLTAAGPDALVARLGGDEFAVLLEPCPSEDRAVGVAGRLLSALEQPIALDEMQVQVGGSIGVSLGPLHGNDPSALLKRADLAMYDAKASVRGLSVFSADMDRGSSRRLTLVGELRAALTAGDVFMHVQPKGHLRTGDVDTVEVLVRWKHPELGMVPPDEFIPVAERSGLIGLLTAQVLDASLKACASWLAEGVEVGVAVNLSTRSLLDVELVDDVARRLKRHGVPARLLTLEITEGGVMSDPERAIGLLRQLRELGVRLSVDDFGTGYSSLSYLKQLPVHEVKVDKSFVTNVLTSDDDAAIVRSVIDLGGNLGLEIVAEGIEDQATWDYLASLGCTYGQGWHLGRPMLPQDFLPWLRAREGAGLLPSG from the coding sequence GTGGTCGCGACAGCCGAGCGGGGGCGGCGCCCCCGCCTGCCCTCGCGCGAGACGCAGCTCGTGCTGCTCCTCACCGTCCTGCTGGTCGCCGGCGCCGTCGCGGCGTTCCGGCTGGACCCCGCGCTGACGCCGCCGTCGCCGCACCTGCCGGTCCACCTGGAGTGGTGGTCGGTCGCCCCGCTCTTCCTCGTGACCGAGCTGACCCTGCTCCACATCCAGGTACGGCGCGAGGCCCTCGCCGTCTCCATGGGCGAGCTGCCGATGGTGCTCGCGCTGTTCTTCGCCACCCCGGGCGACCTGCTGGTCGGCCGCTGCGTGGGCTGCCTGGCCGGGTACCTCATCCAGCGCCGGCCCCCGCTGAAGTGCACCTTCAACCTCGCCATGGTCGCCTCCGAGGCGGCGCTCGCCGAGGTGGTCTTCGTCGCGCTGGGCGGGACGCCGGGGGCCAAGGGGTTCACGGCCTCCCTCGCGACGTACGCCGCCGTCCTCGGCGCCAACGCCGTCAGCGCGCTGTCCCTCGGGCTCGTCATCGCGGTCTACGAGGGCGGCCTTCGTGTCCGCGCGCTCGTGCTCGACGCGGTGACCGGGCAGCCCGCCGCACCAGTCGTCATCACCCTCGCCCTCGTCGCGGTGGCGACGCTGCAGGCCGGCCTGCAGAACGTGTGGCTGCTCGTGGTCGCGGGCGCGCTGGTCGTCGTCGCGTACCGGGCGTACGCCGCGCTGTTCGACCGCCACCTCAGCCTCGAGCGGCTCTACCGCTTCAGCCAGCTGGTCACGAGCTCGCCGGAGATCGACGAGGTCCTCGTCAGCGTGCTCAGCGAGGCCAAGGACCTGCTCCACTGCGAGCACGTCGAGATCACCGTGACCGACGTCGGCGGCGACGGCCGTACGGCCCGGATCACGCTCACCCCGAACGGCCGGCTGCGCCGCACCGAGCAGGACGACGAGGCCGCCCGCTGGGTGCTGCGCCGCGTGCTCGAGGAGGGCGACGCGCTGCTGCTGCCGCGCGGCACCCGCGAGACCGAGGAGCTCGCGTGGCTCCAGCGCCACGACCTCCGCGAGGCGGTCGCGGTGCCGCTGCGCGGGAGCGCCGGCACCGTTGGCGTGCTCGTCGTCGCGGACCGGCTCGGCGACGTCCGAACCTTCGACGAGCAGGACGTCCTGCTGCTCGAGACGGTCGCCAACCACGCGAGCGTCGCCCTGCAGAACGGCACGCTGGTCAACCAGCTGCGCCACGAGGCCAACCACGACGCCCTCACCGGGCTGCCGAACCGCGCGCAGTTCCAGCGACGGCTCGGCGCGGTGCTCGACGCCCTGCCCGACGATCCGGCGGGCGTCTCGCTGTCGGTCATGCTGCTCGACCTCGACGGCTTCAAGGACGTCAACGACACCCTCGGCCACCAGCAGGGCGACCGGCTCCTCGTCGAGGTCGGCCGGCGGCTGCTCACCGCCGCCGGGCCCGACGCGCTCGTCGCGCGCCTCGGCGGAGACGAGTTCGCCGTGCTGCTCGAGCCGTGCCCCTCGGAGGACCGTGCCGTCGGCGTCGCCGGCCGGCTGCTGTCCGCCCTGGAGCAGCCCATCGCGCTGGACGAGATGCAGGTCCAAGTCGGAGGGTCGATCGGCGTCTCCCTCGGCCCGCTGCACGGCAACGACCCCAGCGCGCTGCTCAAGCGCGCCGACCTCGCGATGTACGACGCGAAGGCCTCCGTCCGCGGCCTCAGCGTCTTCTCCGCCGACATGGACCGCGGGTCCTCCCGGCGGCTCACGCTCGTCGGCGAGCTCCGCGCCGCCCTCACCGCGGGCGATGTCTTCATGCACGTGCAGCCGAAGGGCCACCTGCGCACGGGTGACGTCGACACCGTTGAGGTGCTCGTCCGCTGGAAGCACCCCGAGCTCGGCATGGTGCCGCCCGACGAGTTCATCCCGGTCGCCGAGCGCAGCGGCCTCATCGGCCTGCTCACCGCCCAGGTGCTCGACGCCTCGCTGAAGGCCTGCGCGTCCTGGCTGGCCGAGGGCGTCGAGGTCGGCGTCGCGGTCAACCTCTCGACCCGCAGCCTGCTCGACGTCGAACTGGTCGACGACGTGGCCCGGCGGCTCAAGCGCCACGGCGTACCGGCCCGGCTGCTGACCCTGGAGATCACCGAGGGCGGCGTCATGTCCGACCCCGAGCGCGCGATCGGCCTGCTGCGCCAGCTGCGCGAGCTCGGCGTGCGGCTCTCGGTCGACGACTTCGGCACGGGCTACTCGTCGCTGTCCTACCTCAAGCAGCTGCCGGTGCACGAGGTGAAGGTCGACAAGTCGTTCGTCACCAACGTGCTCACGAGCGACGACGACGCCGCGATCGTGCGGTCGGTCATCGACCTCGGCGGGAACCTCGGCCTCGAGATCGTCGCCGAGGGCATAGAGGACCAGGCGACGTGGGACTACCTCGCCTCGCTCGGGTGCACGTACGGGCAGGGCTGGCACCTCGGCCGCCCGATGCTGCCGCAGGACTTCCTGCCGTGGCTGCGTGCGCGGGAGGGCGCGGGGCTGCTGCCCAGCGGCTGA
- a CDS encoding rhamnulokinase — MPQDVTVAAVDLGASSGRVMAGTVGADRLELHEAHRFANEPVRVGGTLHWDILAIHRGMLEGLRRAAGTAGRLDGVGIDSWAVDYGLLDADGALLGNPVHYRDSRTDGVLEKVLADVGAERVYATTGIQFLPFNTAYQLVAAQGSAALAAADQLLLIPDLLASWLSGAHVAEVTNASTTQLLDVTRRAWDDELVAQLGIRRSLLPDLVEPGAVLGAVMPDAVAGTGAPAGVPVIAVASHDTASAVVGVPMADGRTAYVSCGTWSLVGLELEAPVLTTASREANVTNELGVDGTVRYLRNVMGLWLLQECLRTWTNEGHAPDLASLLAEAAALPRLRWVVDPDAPEFLPPGDMPARIRAASLAVSGDAPRTPAEHVRCIIDSLALAYRRVLRTVQALADREVDVLHIVGGGSQNSLLCQAAADACGMPVVAGPVEAAALGNVLVQARALGAVGGDLPALRRLLLETQATRRYEPAGSSADWDAAERLLWA; from the coding sequence GTGCCACAGGACGTGACGGTCGCTGCCGTCGACCTCGGTGCCTCCAGCGGCCGGGTGATGGCCGGCACCGTCGGCGCGGACCGGTTGGAGCTCCATGAGGCGCACCGCTTCGCCAACGAGCCCGTACGCGTCGGCGGGACCCTGCACTGGGACATCCTCGCGATCCACCGCGGGATGCTGGAGGGACTCCGCCGCGCCGCCGGGACGGCCGGTCGGCTCGACGGCGTCGGCATCGACTCCTGGGCCGTGGACTACGGGCTGCTCGACGCAGACGGCGCGCTGCTCGGGAACCCCGTGCACTACCGCGACTCCCGCACCGACGGGGTGCTCGAGAAGGTGCTCGCCGACGTCGGGGCCGAGCGCGTCTACGCGACGACCGGGATCCAGTTCCTGCCGTTCAACACGGCCTACCAGCTCGTCGCGGCGCAGGGCAGCGCCGCCCTCGCCGCGGCCGACCAGCTGCTGCTCATCCCGGACCTGCTCGCTTCGTGGCTGTCCGGCGCGCATGTCGCCGAGGTGACCAACGCGTCGACGACGCAGCTGCTCGACGTCACGCGCAGGGCCTGGGACGACGAGCTCGTCGCCCAGCTGGGCATCCGCCGCTCGCTGCTGCCCGACCTCGTCGAGCCCGGCGCCGTGCTCGGCGCGGTCATGCCGGACGCGGTCGCTGGGACCGGCGCTCCGGCGGGTGTCCCGGTCATCGCAGTCGCCTCCCACGACACGGCCTCGGCCGTCGTCGGTGTGCCGATGGCGGACGGGCGGACGGCGTACGTCTCGTGCGGCACGTGGTCGCTGGTGGGGCTCGAGCTCGAGGCACCCGTGTTGACGACAGCCAGCCGTGAGGCCAACGTCACCAACGAGCTCGGCGTCGACGGGACCGTGCGCTACCTGCGCAACGTCATGGGCCTGTGGCTGCTGCAGGAGTGCCTGCGCACCTGGACGAACGAGGGCCACGCCCCTGACCTGGCGAGCCTGCTGGCCGAGGCGGCGGCGCTCCCGCGGCTGCGCTGGGTCGTCGACCCGGATGCGCCGGAGTTCCTGCCGCCGGGGGACATGCCCGCGCGGATCCGTGCCGCGTCCCTCGCCGTCTCGGGTGATGCGCCTCGGACGCCGGCCGAGCACGTGCGCTGCATCATCGACAGCCTCGCCCTCGCGTACCGCCGTGTGCTGCGTACGGTGCAGGCGCTCGCCGACCGCGAGGTCGACGTGCTGCACATCGTGGGGGGCGGCTCGCAGAACTCCCTGCTGTGCCAGGCCGCTGCGGATGCGTGCGGGATGCCGGTCGTCGCGGGACCGGTCGAGGCAGCGGCACTCGGCAACGTCCTGGTGCAGGCACGTGCGCTCGGCGCCGTCGGCGGGGACCTGCCCGCGCTGCGCCGGCTGCTGCTGGAGACGCAGGCGACCCGGCGCTACGAACCGGCCGGCAGCAGTGCGGACTGGGACGCGGCCGAGCGCCTCCTCTGGGCGTGA
- a CDS encoding bifunctional aldolase/short-chain dehydrogenase, protein MSTVDDLLGRSNRLGADPRNTNYAGGNTSAKGSERDPVTGEPMELLWVKGSGGDLGTLTEKGLSVLRLDRLRALVGVYPGVEREDEMVAAFDFCLFGKGGAAPSIDTAMHGLVEAAHVDHLHPDAGIALATAADGEALTKECFGDSVVWVPWRRPGFQLGLDIAAIQRQHPQAIGCILGGHGITAWGSTSEECEQRSREIIARAAAYLEEHGKAEPFGPLLEGYAPLPEQERRLRAAALAPVIRGLASTDRPQVGHFTDSDVVLDFLGRAEHPRLAALGTSCPDHFLRTKVRPLVLDLPPTTSPEDAIGRLHELHAAYRADYAAYYQRHATPDSPAMRGADPAIVLVPGVGMFSFGANKQTARVAGEFYVNAINVMRGAEAVSSYSPIEESEKFRIEYWALEEAKLQRMPKPKPLATRVAFVTGAGSGIGKAVAQRLAAEGACVVIADLNAENAAAVAEEIGGPDVAVPVVADVTDAEQVAAALRATVLAFGGVDLVVNNAGLSISKPLLETTERDWDLQHDVMAKGSFLVARESARIMVQQGMGGDIVYISSKNSLFAGPNNVAYGAAKADQAHQVRLLAAELGEHQIRVNGINPDGVVRGSGIFAGGWGASRAAVYGVPEEDLGAFYAQRTLLKREVLPDHVANAVFALTGGELTHTTGLHIPVDAGVAAAFLR, encoded by the coding sequence ATGAGCACGGTCGACGACCTGCTGGGCCGGTCGAACCGGCTCGGCGCCGACCCGCGCAACACGAACTACGCCGGCGGCAACACCTCCGCCAAGGGCAGCGAGCGCGACCCGGTGACCGGCGAGCCGATGGAGCTGCTGTGGGTCAAGGGGTCCGGCGGTGACCTCGGCACGCTGACCGAGAAGGGGCTCAGCGTCCTGCGGCTCGACCGGCTGCGTGCCCTCGTCGGCGTCTACCCCGGCGTCGAGCGCGAGGACGAGATGGTCGCGGCCTTCGACTTCTGCCTGTTCGGCAAGGGCGGTGCGGCCCCGAGCATCGACACGGCCATGCACGGCCTGGTCGAGGCGGCGCACGTCGACCACCTCCACCCCGACGCCGGCATCGCGCTCGCCACCGCTGCCGACGGCGAGGCACTGACCAAGGAGTGCTTCGGGGACAGCGTGGTCTGGGTGCCGTGGCGCCGCCCGGGCTTCCAGCTCGGCCTCGACATCGCGGCGATCCAGCGCCAGCACCCACAGGCGATCGGCTGCATCCTCGGCGGCCACGGCATCACCGCCTGGGGCAGCACGAGCGAGGAGTGCGAGCAGCGCTCCCGCGAGATCATCGCGCGGGCGGCGGCGTACCTGGAGGAGCACGGCAAGGCGGAGCCCTTCGGCCCCCTCCTCGAGGGGTACGCGCCGCTCCCCGAGCAGGAGCGCCGCCTCCGCGCCGCCGCACTGGCGCCGGTCATCCGCGGGCTGGCGTCGACGGACCGCCCGCAGGTGGGGCACTTCACCGACAGCGACGTGGTGCTGGACTTCCTGGGGCGCGCCGAGCACCCCCGGCTCGCGGCGCTCGGCACGAGCTGCCCGGACCACTTCCTCCGCACCAAGGTGCGCCCGCTGGTCCTCGACCTGCCTCCGACGACCTCACCCGAGGACGCCATCGGCCGGCTGCACGAGCTGCACGCGGCGTACCGCGCGGACTACGCGGCCTACTACCAGCGGCACGCGACCCCCGACTCGCCCGCGATGCGCGGGGCTGACCCGGCGATCGTGCTCGTGCCGGGCGTCGGCATGTTCTCCTTCGGTGCCAACAAGCAGACAGCCCGCGTGGCCGGCGAGTTCTACGTCAACGCCATCAACGTCATGCGCGGCGCCGAGGCGGTGTCGAGCTACTCCCCGATCGAGGAGAGCGAGAAGTTCCGCATCGAGTACTGGGCGCTGGAGGAGGCCAAGCTCCAGCGGATGCCCAAGCCGAAGCCGCTCGCCACCCGGGTCGCGTTCGTCACGGGCGCCGGCTCGGGCATCGGCAAGGCGGTCGCCCAGCGGCTCGCCGCCGAGGGCGCCTGCGTCGTCATCGCCGACCTCAACGCCGAGAACGCAGCCGCTGTCGCCGAGGAGATCGGCGGCCCGGACGTCGCCGTGCCCGTCGTCGCCGACGTCACCGACGCCGAGCAGGTGGCGGCTGCGCTGCGCGCGACCGTCCTCGCGTTCGGCGGAGTCGATCTGGTCGTCAACAACGCCGGGCTCTCGATCTCGAAGCCGCTGTTGGAGACCACCGAGCGCGACTGGGACCTGCAGCACGACGTGATGGCGAAGGGCTCGTTCCTCGTGGCCCGGGAGTCGGCCCGCATCATGGTGCAGCAGGGGATGGGCGGCGACATCGTCTACATCTCCAGCAAGAACAGCCTGTTCGCCGGACCCAACAACGTCGCGTACGGCGCGGCCAAGGCCGACCAGGCGCACCAGGTCCGGCTGCTCGCGGCCGAGCTCGGGGAGCACCAGATCCGCGTCAACGGGATCAACCCCGACGGGGTCGTCCGCGGCTCGGGCATCTTCGCCGGGGGCTGGGGCGCCTCGCGCGCCGCTGTCTACGGTGTCCCCGAGGAGGATCTGGGCGCGTTCTACGCGCAGCGCACCCTGCTCAAGCGCGAGGTCCTGCCGGACCACGTGGCGAACGCGGTCTTCGCGCTCACCGGCGGGGAGCTGACCCACACCACGGGTCTGCACATCCCCGTCGACGCGGGCGTCGCTGCCGCGTTCCTCCGCTAG
- the rhaI gene encoding L-rhamnose isomerase codes for MTTTARDPIAAVREGLAEFTVEVPSWAYGNSGTRFKVFAQPGVPRDPYEKLADAAQVNAYTGAAPRVSLHIPWDLVDDFGKLAAHAADLGVSIGAINSNVFQDDAYMLGSLTNADPAIRAKAVAHHVQCIEVMRATGSKDLKLWLPDGLNYPGQDSLRDRQERLADSLQQIYAAMDEDHRLLLEYKFFEPYFYAMDIPDWGTSLLHCLALGERATVVLDTGHHAPNTNIEFIVAQLLRQGRLGAFDFNSRFYADDDLMVGAADPFQLFRIMHEIVEADAHLPSSRVNFMLDQCHNIEPKVQGQIRSVLNVQEAVAKALLVDREALRQAQLAGDVLGANGLLMDAYNTDVRGILGDLREEKGLQRDPIAAYRASGYQERIAAERVGGHQAGWGA; via the coding sequence ATGACGACGACAGCACGGGACCCGATCGCCGCGGTGCGCGAGGGACTCGCCGAGTTCACGGTCGAGGTGCCGTCGTGGGCCTACGGCAACTCGGGTACGCGGTTCAAGGTCTTCGCGCAGCCCGGTGTCCCGCGGGACCCGTACGAGAAGCTCGCGGACGCGGCGCAGGTCAACGCCTACACCGGCGCGGCTCCCCGCGTGTCCCTGCACATCCCCTGGGACCTGGTGGACGACTTCGGCAAGCTCGCTGCCCATGCGGCTGACCTCGGGGTGTCGATCGGCGCGATCAACTCGAACGTCTTCCAGGACGACGCGTACATGCTGGGGTCGCTGACCAACGCGGACCCGGCGATCCGCGCGAAGGCGGTCGCGCACCACGTGCAGTGCATCGAGGTCATGCGCGCCACGGGGTCGAAGGACCTCAAGCTCTGGCTGCCGGACGGGCTGAACTACCCCGGGCAGGACTCGCTGCGTGACCGGCAGGAGCGGCTCGCCGACTCGCTGCAGCAGATCTACGCCGCGATGGACGAGGACCACCGGTTGCTGCTGGAGTACAAGTTCTTCGAGCCGTACTTCTACGCGATGGACATCCCCGACTGGGGGACCTCGCTGCTCCACTGCCTCGCGCTCGGCGAGCGGGCAACGGTCGTGCTCGACACCGGGCACCACGCGCCCAACACCAACATCGAGTTCATCGTCGCGCAGCTGCTGCGCCAGGGGCGGCTGGGCGCGTTCGACTTCAACTCGCGCTTCTACGCCGACGACGACCTCATGGTCGGCGCGGCCGACCCGTTCCAGCTGTTCCGGATCATGCACGAGATCGTCGAGGCCGACGCGCACCTGCCGTCGTCGAGGGTGAACTTCATGCTCGACCAGTGCCACAACATCGAGCCGAAGGTCCAGGGCCAGATCCGCTCGGTGCTCAACGTCCAGGAGGCCGTGGCGAAGGCGCTCCTCGTCGACAGGGAGGCGCTGCGCCAGGCGCAGCTCGCCGGTGACGTGCTGGGCGCGAACGGGCTGCTCATGGACGCGTACAACACCGACGTGCGCGGCATCCTCGGCGACCTGCGCGAGGAGAAGGGGCTGCAGCGCGACCCGATCGCGGCGTACCGCGCGTCGGGCTACCAGGAGCGGATCGCCGCCGAGCGCGTGGGCGGGCACCAGGCGGGGTGGGGAGCATGA
- a CDS encoding L-rhamnose mutarotase has product MRRVCFTLQVRPDRLEEYKERHAAVWPDMLEALAATGWQDYSLFLRADGLLVGYLEAEDFAAAQDSLARTEASRRWEESMAEFFVAQSAASKEPLEEVFHLEEQLARVRAGRPATARPGAGE; this is encoded by the coding sequence GTGCGGCGTGTCTGCTTCACCCTGCAGGTCCGGCCAGACCGGCTGGAGGAGTACAAGGAGCGGCACGCCGCCGTGTGGCCCGACATGCTCGAGGCCCTCGCAGCGACCGGCTGGCAGGACTACTCGCTCTTCCTGAGGGCGGACGGTCTCCTCGTCGGCTACCTGGAGGCCGAGGACTTCGCTGCGGCGCAGGACAGCCTGGCCCGTACCGAGGCCAGCCGGCGCTGGGAGGAGTCCATGGCGGAGTTCTTCGTCGCCCAGAGCGCGGCGAGCAAGGAGCCCCTCGAGGAGGTCTTCCACCTCGAGGAGCAGCTGGCGCGGGTCCGTGCCGGCAGACCAGCAACTGCACGACCAGGAGCAGGGGAGTGA
- the rhaS gene encoding rhamnose ABC transporter substrate-binding protein: MLASRRRLRVITTAVALSCSVAGLSACGSRADSGSSASSGSGGSAAAAPAGSAAASTDTGSSAASSGGSSAAASTGSDASGSAAAGGTTADYKTGLKIAFLPKQVNNPYFTVADGGGKAAVAELKGTYKETGPSDASASSQVSYINTLSQQGENVIATSANDPNAICGALKQAKSAGAKIVTYDSDTTPSCRDVFINQATPQGLADVEIKMMSDEIGGKGKIAILSATPNATNQNAWIALMKADLKKPENSGMQLVTVAYGNDDDQTSFQKTQGLLQSYPDLKGIISPTTVGIAAAARYLSGSKYKGKVQLTGLGTPNQMRQFVKDGTVKEFALWDPAQLGYLAAYAGAALASGTITGKQGESFSAGKLGSRTIGADGVVILGPPTVFQASNIDQFKF; encoded by the coding sequence ATGCTCGCTTCCCGCAGGAGACTGCGCGTCATCACCACCGCCGTGGCCCTGTCGTGCAGCGTCGCCGGCCTCTCGGCCTGCGGCTCGCGCGCGGACTCGGGCTCCAGCGCCTCGTCCGGGTCGGGCGGCAGTGCCGCCGCGGCACCGGCCGGCTCGGCTGCCGCGTCCACGGACACCGGCAGCAGCGCCGCGTCCAGCGGCGGCAGCAGTGCCGCCGCCTCGACCGGCAGCGACGCCTCGGGCAGCGCGGCCGCCGGGGGGACGACAGCGGACTACAAGACCGGGCTGAAGATCGCCTTCCTGCCCAAGCAGGTCAACAACCCGTACTTCACCGTCGCCGACGGCGGCGGCAAGGCCGCGGTCGCCGAGCTCAAGGGCACCTACAAGGAGACGGGCCCCTCGGACGCCAGCGCCTCGTCGCAGGTGTCGTACATCAACACCCTCAGCCAGCAGGGCGAGAACGTCATCGCCACCTCCGCGAACGACCCGAACGCCATCTGCGGCGCGCTCAAGCAGGCCAAGTCCGCGGGCGCGAAGATCGTGACCTACGACTCCGACACCACGCCCAGCTGCCGCGACGTCTTCATCAACCAGGCGACGCCGCAGGGCCTCGCCGACGTCGAGATCAAGATGATGTCGGACGAGATCGGCGGCAAGGGCAAGATCGCGATCCTGTCCGCGACGCCCAACGCGACCAACCAGAACGCCTGGATCGCCCTCATGAAGGCCGACCTGAAGAAGCCGGAGAACTCCGGCATGCAGCTCGTCACCGTGGCCTACGGAAACGACGATGACCAGACGTCCTTCCAGAAGACCCAGGGACTGCTGCAGTCCTACCCCGACCTCAAGGGCATCATCTCGCCCACCACGGTCGGCATCGCTGCGGCCGCGCGCTACCTGTCGGGCAGCAAGTACAAGGGCAAGGTCCAGCTGACCGGCCTCGGCACCCCGAACCAGATGCGCCAGTTCGTCAAGGACGGCACGGTCAAGGAGTTCGCGCTCTGGGACCCGGCGCAGCTCGGCTACCTCGCGGCGTACGCGGGGGCGGCGCTCGCGTCCGGCACCATCACCGGCAAGCAGGGTGAGTCGTTCTCGGCCGGCAAGCTCGGCAGCCGCACGATCGGCGCTGACGGCGTCGTCATCCTCGGCCCGCCCACGGTGTTCCAGGCCTCGAACATCGACCAGTTCAAGTTCTAG